The sequence below is a genomic window from Blastocatellia bacterium.
GGCTCCTGCTCGCAGAGCGTTTTCCACAATATCCAGGATGTGCAGGGACAGGTCTTCCATGCCTAGATCCTCACCATTCGTCCCTCCTGGCCCAGGAGACATCGTTTTATTTCGTTCAGGCTCACGCTCCTCATGAAGAATGTTGTGACCCTCTGACCGATGCGGTCCAGCGTGTGCGCATCGGACGCTGTGATGAAGGGAAGGTGATGCGGCTGTGGGATGAGCTCGCGCCGGTGAGGATCTGCCAATTCCAGCGCATCGAGAGGCAAGCCATCAGGGATAAAACCAAGCTGACCGATGATGCCGAATCCCTCCCGGTCCACATGAGCGGCGATGGCCAGCCCGCCGAGATCGTGGATCAGGGTCACCAACTTCTCCAACGTGAGATCGGTTGCTCCGATCAAGAGTTTGGGACAAAACCCGAGGACCTCTTCCTCTTCGTTGACGATCACTTGTTCGCCATAGAGCTTCTCATCGTTGGTTCCGTGAAGATTCTCATAGACGATTTCTTGAAGCGAGAAGAGGTGTTCATCATTGCCGAAGAGTGCGACGATGTGCACCTCCTCCTTGGACGTTACTTCCATCCCCCCGATCACAGCGATGCCTTCGCGGGCGGCATTTATTCCCACGGCGGGAACATTCTCAGCCGAGTTATGGTCACAGATGCTGATCACATCCAGACCCCGTCGTTTCGCCGTGCTCACGATATTGCGCGGCGACATCTCCAGCTCCGCACACGGCGACAGACAGGTATGAATATGAAGATCGGCCTTAAACTCTCGCATCGTTCCTGACTCCCAGCTCACATAACCTGCACACAACGTCGTAGGTCGAGAGCGAGCTGACCATGATCGGGATGTGTTCTTCTTCTGCCTTGCGCAGCGTTTCTTCGTCCGGCATTCTTGCGTTGACGATGATGATCCCAGAGAGTTCTTTGGCGCTGGCCACCGCCACAATGTTGGCGTGCGTCTGAAGCGTGATCCAGATATTCCCCTGACGAGCATGAGCAAGAACATCGCTCAGCAAGTCGCCGGCATAGCCGCCCGTCACCGCACGGTCGAGCAGACGTTCACCGGTCTTCACGACCAGTTTCAGTGCCTCAACGATATTTTTCAGTGTCAGACTCATGTGTAGACCGTGAATTGAAGACTTGTTCCTTCTCCGATCTTTGAATCAATTGTCATCTGGTCGGAGCAGTTTTTGATGTTGGGCAGCCCCATGCCGGCGCCAAAGCCGAGTTCACGAACCCAATCGGGCGCCGTCGAATAGCCCGGTTGCATGGCCAGCTCAATGTCGGCGATGCCAGGACCCT
It includes:
- a CDS encoding PHP domain-containing protein; amino-acid sequence: MREFKADLHIHTCLSPCAELEMSPRNIVSTAKRRGLDVISICDHNSAENVPAVGINAAREGIAVIGGMEVTSKEEVHIVALFGNDEHLFSLQEIVYENLHGTNDEKLYGEQVIVNEEEEVLGFCPKLLIGATDLTLEKLVTLIHDLGGLAIAAHVDREGFGIIGQLGFIPDGLPLDALELADPHRRELIPQPHHLPFITASDAHTLDRIGQRVTTFFMRSVSLNEIKRCLLGQEGRMVRI
- a CDS encoding DRTGG domain-containing protein, whose translation is MSLTLKNIVEALKLVVKTGERLLDRAVTGGYAGDLLSDVLAHARQGNIWITLQTHANIVAVASAKELSGIIIVNARMPDEETLRKAEEEHIPIMVSSLSTYDVVCRLCELGVRNDARV